The following are from one region of the Salmo trutta chromosome 20, fSalTru1.1, whole genome shotgun sequence genome:
- the LOC115156073 gene encoding bromodomain adjacent to zinc finger domain protein 2B isoform X5 produces the protein MESGERLASPSSASSSLHITSSTVSSAVYSSAPAPVSAKTPSSKCSLTPSPATLGSPLTTCGDLFRAAGDHHFNMSTVSSAFPIFNHPAFGLYTTSSGHSEFGGLGSLGMSAALAAHSQLGAFPEWWRAAEAQGRGAAAFFPHLLGLPPMFLPQLQQSHDPSPFQARTPSKNGRATAKGVNGAVNGSSVSTVSGVSSTTATTFSTQGNTEKLKGTNNGSGKIRMSHQDMNQVKEKTKEKKLSKKLVEASSNSDSESVSSDISSEGLNSSDSDDLDDDDDDQSNDSDDSNSAKESVKRKIKGLTQSPANSKKKKPRAAESEEARDSRTVLLQKHPDEAFLHSLHYPLHPSPQPPALPQSMALVFQSSRTREEELKQHTSVIQATGRASIKPLALVTQPRREASSSPQPTRPFSLSSSPKSYPLSSSPKPNTVSSSPKPFSLCSSPKPLSSSPKPLSSSPKPLSLSTSSKPPSRSSSPKPPTLSPSHKPKSRTASPKLPTLSDSIKAGGRTFLDETLLHINNFKLKQEHFKQAFPLPLTHQDLFKSPKKKKMAASSSSSLPPPKLSPETLSSHTLPSPHTNNSNLFLATSFLGPHPNGVIHSTVQDAPLALITKPRSTSQSRSTNNKSLLAATSPSFSMPVNLSTRTKEHSSGGMASTSSGLAHRAGKSKAQHKALHKGKDHQTHLVQSLVELFRGTESDIPNSKDSDDSVEDDDDEDDDDDEEDSDDSLSESESNVESDSDDSEDDVKDRNETTAGPEAERTPLKLTKGSSSLLNNTSSGLSASCSPLNLQVIKAAGGLPTPAIVTSSGALAYHSTPSSSSSSSSTLCSTPPGSGKRRRVTDERELRTPLQFGWQRETRIHNVTGRLQGDVAYYAPCGKKIRQYPDVMKYLSRNGISDITRDNFSFSAKIRVGDFYEAREGPQGLQWSLLTEEEVIPRILAMEGRRGRPPNPEHQRTGDQSPRSRRRKGQRPNVGEADFPGATDAKLLRKLEAQEMARQAAQIKMMRKLEQQAMARAAKEARKQQAIMAAEEKRKQKERVKILKQQEKIKRIQQIQMEKELRAQQILETKRKKTEEAANAKIMEAEKRNKEKEMRRQQAVILKHQELERHRLDMVWERERRRQHMMLMKTMDARKKAEERERLKQEKKDEKRLNKERKLELRRLELEIAKELKKPNEDMCLADHKLLPELSRIPGLFLPGSSFSDCLMVMQFLRSFGKVLGFDVNAHVPNLSVLQEGLLNLGDSMGQVQDLLVRMLSAVVCDPGLPPGHRTKTALGDHLANVGINQDNVSEALQIYMEAHRGETELQTELAEVTASLKTKAFQAHTPAQKASVLAFLVNELSCSKSVVSEIDKNIDHMTNLRRDKWVIEGTLRKLRTIHAKKTGKRDSGVGGEETQSLGTPNPGRKRKRKGGDSEEDEDEDEDSEDQGDEDDEEEEEERGKKGKKVETCEEEDDGDQTASVEELEKQIDKLTKQQSQIRRKLFESSHSLRSMMFGQDRYKRRYWVLPQCGGIFVEGMETGKGAEELERERLRSTELVHVKEEEVERRPEVEGRPGASSLEGSTDGDMATPDKHSLNLFLQKPGSFSKLSKLLEVAKMSPDSDNHSQSCSPVKVSTTVSSPIHPTTQTTLPSSPCAAPSPLCLEVKAEPSTALFSPPYLSGNSSPGKMSSSSQQQQQLQPNDQLLRVLTEKSGHWFSLLPRSPCDESSTTTPPAFSPQSSSTTRPKSPSSLSPNPPATTSASPTTGINNFSLSALQQVKSGVHMMGLPFCGWPGGMMSPTLPFSASLLPPSMLSAAYHHVEGNGNPLLAAASLSSSKSKSPVPAGEKPPSAPPTVVEVAKTQDYPDPLPIPEEMLSGWWRVADMEELRSLVKALHSRGIREKALQKQIQKHMEYIAQACAKNRDVVVIDESELEENGVSEETVESWCVEEQAMEMDIAVLQQVEELERKVTSASLQVKSWMYAEPQSERGDLVYHEHKPFAKLLPAGEEQPAGEKERASGDNSLVRHVNNPLDIAVTRLAELERNIERRYLKSPLSTTVQVKLDNVLGTVTVPAPAPSHNVDGEGGEEGLAPGMKVWRKAVGEVRSAAQLALCIQQLQKSIAWERSIMKVYCQLCRKGDNEELLLLCDGCDKGCHTYCHKPKITTIPDGDWFCPACISKASGQSPENKKQQSRAGAAGGGKRSTEVKRSRTLSSVASADVSEDDAASTSTPKKWSKEPKKRKSLGEESPATNQSKQDSTSPVCGKKAKTATSARDDDKDLNLCRVLLAELEVHQDAWPFLNPVNPKSVPGYKKVIRKPMDFSTIREKLVNSQYLNLETFIIDVNLVFDNCEKFNEDNSDIGRAGHNMRRFFEKRWTELLKQTN, from the exons ATGGAGTCTGGAGAGCGGCTGGCCTCCCCATCGTCAGCCTCGTCCTCCCTGCACATCACCTCCTCCACTGTCTCCTCCGCCGTCTACTCCTCAGCCCCTGCCCCTGTCTCGGCCAAGACGCCCTCCTCCAAGTGCAGTCTCACCCCCAGCCCCGCCACCCTGGGCTCCCCTCTCACCACCTGTG GAGACTTGTTTCGGGCGGCGGGCGATCATCATTTCAACATGTCTACGGTCTCAAGTGCCTTTCCCATCTTCAACCACCCAGCGTTTGGTCTGTACACTACCAGCTCAGGGCACTCAGAGTTTGGAGGCCTGGGGTCCTTGGGGATGTCTGCTGCCTTGGCTGCTCACTCCCAGCTAGGAGCCTTTCCAG AATGGTGGCGGGCAGCTGAGGCTCAGGGGCGtggagctgcagccttcttcCCCCATCTCCTGGGGCTCCCGCCCATGTTCCTACCCCAACTCCAGCAGAGCCACGACCCCAGCCCCTTCCAGGCCCGCACCCCCAGCAAGAACGGACGAGCCACTGCCAAAG GAGTGAATGGAGCAGTGAATGGCAGCAGTGTCTCCACTGTGTCTGGGGTAAGCTCCACCACCGCCACTACGTTCTCAACACAGGGGAACACTGAGAAACTGAAAGGCACCAACAACGGCAGTGGCAAGATCCGCATGAGCCACCAGGACATGAACCAAGTGAAGGAGAAAACGAAAGAGAAA AAACTCAGCAAGAAACTGGTGGAGGCGTCCAGCAACAGTGACAGCGAATCAGTGTCCTCTGATATCTCCAGTGAAGGCTTGAACAGCAGTGACTCAGATGACCTCGACGACGATGACGACGATCAGAGCAACGACAGTGACGATTCTAACTCAGCGAAGGAGAGCGTAAAGAGGAAGATTAAG gGACTGACACAGAGCCCTGCCAACAGCAAGAAGAAGAAACCCCGCGCCGCTGAAAGCGAGGAGGCTCGGGACAGCCGGACTGTTCTGCTTCAGAAACATCCAGACGAGGCCTTTCTCCATTCCCTCCACTACCCGCTCCATCCCTCACCACAGCCCCCAGCGCTGCCCCAGTCCATGGCCCTAGTCTTCCAGAGCTCCAGGACCAGGGAGGAAGAACTGAAGCAACACACCAGTGTGATCCAGGCCACAGGGCGGGCCAGTATTAAACCTTTGGCTCTGGTCACACAACCACGCAGGGAGGCCTCATCCTCTCCTCAACCCACCagacccttctccctctcctcctcacctaaaTCCTACCCCCTTTCTTCCTCACCCAAACCGAACactgtctcttcctctcccaaGCCCTTCTCCCTCTGCTCCTCACCCAAGCCCCTCAGTTCCTCACCCAAGCCCCTCAGTTCCTCACCTAAACCCTTGTCTCTGTCCACCTCATCCAAGCCTCCCTCTCGGTCTTCGTCCCCCAAACCACCCACCCTCTCGCCCTCGCACAAACCCAAATCTCGAACGGCCTCCCCCAAACTCCCCACCCTGTCTGACAGTATTAAGGCGGGCGGCAGAACCTTCTTGGATGAAACCTTGTTACACATCAACAACTTTAAATTGAAACAG GAGCACTTCAAACAGGCCTTCCCTCTTCCACTGACCCATCAGGATCTGTTCAAGAGCCCGAAGAAAAAGAAAATGGCCGCCTCATCATCCTCGTCACTACCACCGCCCAAACTGTCTCCAGAGACCCTGAGCAGTCACACGCTCCCTTCTCCGCATACCAATAACTCCAACCTGTTCCTGGCCACCTCCTTCCTGGGCCCCCACCCCAATGGGGTGATCCATAGCACGGTGCAGGATGCCCCCCTAGCCCTCATCACCAAGCCTCGTAGTACCAGTCAGAGCAGGAGCACCAACAACAAGTCTCTTCTGGCTGCCACCAGCCCGTCCTTCTCCATGCCTGTCAACCTGAGCACTAGAACCAAGGAGCACAGTTCCGGAGGCATGGCCTCTACCTCATCGGGCCTGGCCCACAGAGCTGGGAAGAGCAAGGCCCAGCACAAGGCTCTCCACAAGGGTAAGGATCACCAGACCCACCTGGTGCAGTCCCTGGTGGAGCTGTTCCGGGGCACAGAGTCGGACATCCCCAACAGCAAGGACTCGGACGACTCCGTAGAGGACGATGACGATGAAGATGATGACGACGATGAGGAGGATTCCGACGACAGCCTATCAG AGTCTGAGAGTAATGTGGAGAGCGACTCGGACGACTCTGAGGACGACGTGAAGGACCGCAACGAGACCACCGCGGGCCCGGAGGCAGAGAGGACCCCTCTGAAGCTCACCAAAGGCTCCTCTTCTCTACTCAACAACACCTCCTCCGGCCTCTCAGCCAGCTGCTCCCCTCTCAACCTCCAGGTCATCAAGGCAGCCGGTGGCCTGCCCACCCCAGCCATAGTGACCAGCTCTGGGGCCTTGGCCTACCAcagcaccccctcctcctcctcctcctcctcctccactctctgctCCACTCCACCAG gatcagggaagagaagaagagtgaCAGATGAGAGGGAGCTGCGGACACCTCTACAGTTTGG GTGGCAGAGAGAGACGCGTATCCATAATGTGACGGGCCGTCTGCAGGGAGACGTGGCGTACTACGCTCCGTGTGGGAAGAAGATCCGGCAGTACCCTGATGTCATGAAG TATCTGTCCAGAAATGGAATAAGTGACATCACACGCGATAATTTTAGCTTCAGTGCAAAAATAAGGGTTGGCGACTTCTATGAAGCCAGAGAAGGACCCCAG GGTTTGCAGTGGAGCTTGTTGACCGAGGAGGAGGTGATTCCTCGGATCCTGGCCATGGAGGGGAGGCGCGGGCGTCCCCCCAACCCTGAGCACCAGAGGACGGGTGACCAGAGCCCCCGGTCCAGGCGCAGAAAGGGCCAGCGCCCCAACGTTGGCGAGGCCGACTTCCCAGGCGCTACTGATGCCAAACTTCTACGCAAACTGGAAGCTCAAG AGATGGCTCGGCAGGCAGCCCAGATCAAGATGATGAGGAAACTTGAACAGCAGGCCATGGCACGAGCAGCCAAGGAAGCCAGGAAACAACAAG caatcATGGCTGCTGAGGAGAAGCGGAAACAGAAGGAGCGAGTGAAGATTTTAAAGCAGCAG GAGAAGATCAAGCGCATTCAGCAAATTCAAATGGAGAAGGAGCTCAGAGCGCAGCAGATTCTAGAG ACTAAAAGGAAAAAGACGGAAGAAGCGGCAAATGCCAAAATAATGGAGGCTGAGAAACGAAACAAG GAGAAGGAGATGAGAAGGCAGCAGGCAGTCATTTTGAAGCACCAG GAGTTGGAGAGGCATAGACTAGATATGGTATGG gAGAGGGAGAGGCGGAGGCAGCACATGATGCTGATGAAGACCATGGACGCCCGTAAGAAAGCAGAG GAGCGGGAGCGCTTAAAGCAGGAGAAGAAGGATGAGAAACGGTTAAACAAGGAGCGGAAATTGGAGCTTAGAAGACTGGAACTGGAAATTGCCAAGGAGCTGAAGAAGCCAAATGAAGACATGTGCTTAGCAGATCACAAG CTTCTCCCGGAGTTATCCCGTATTCCCGGCCTGTTTCTACCGGGAAGCAGCTTCTCTGACTGCCTGATGGTGATGCAGTTCCTGCGGAGCTTTGGGAAGGTGCTGGGCTTCGACGTGAACGCCCATGTCCCCAACCTGAGtgtgctgcaggagggcctgctCAACCTTGGAGACAGCATGGGACAGGTCCAGGACCTGCTGGTACGCATGCTCTCTGCTGTGGTGTGTGACCCAGGACTGCCCCCAGGACACCGG accaagACAGCCCTGGGGGACCACCTGGCTAACGTGGGCATTAACCAGGACAACGTGTCGGAGGCGCTACAGATCTACATGGAGGCTCACCGTGGCGAGACGGAGCTGCAGACCGAGCTGGCGGAGGTTACCGCCAGTCTGAAGACCAAGGCTTTCCAAGCCCACACACCCGCACAGAAGGCCTCCGTCCTGGCCTTCCTTGTCAACGAGCTGTCCTGCAGTAAGAGTGTGGTCAG CGAGATCGACAAGAACATCGATCACATGACCAACCTGAGAAGGGACAAGTGGGTCATCGAGGGCACGCTTCGCAA GCTGAGGACCATCCATGCCAAGAAGACGGGGAAGAGGGACAGCggtgtgggaggagaggagacacagtcCCTGGGTACACCCAACCCCGGGCGCAAGCgcaagaggaaaggaggggacaGCGAGGAGGACGAGGATGAGGACGAGGATAGCGAGGACCAGGGGGATGAAgatgacgaggaggaggaggaggagagagggaagaaggggaAGAAAGTGGAAACCTGCGAGGAGGAG GATGACGGGGACCAGACAGCCAGTGTAGAGGAGCTGGAGAAACAGATCGACAAATTAACCAAG cAACAGAGTCAGATCAGACGGAAGCTGTTTGAGTCGTCCCACTCGTTGCGCTCCATGATGTTCGGCCAGGACCGTTACAAGCGCCGTTACTGGGTGCTGCCACAGTGCGGGGGCATCTTTGTGGAGGGCATGGAGACTGGCAAAG GAGCAGAGGAGcttgagagggagagactgaggagCACAGAGCTGGTCCacgtgaaggaggaggaggtggaaaggAGGCCAGAGGTGGAGGGGAGGCCAGGGGCGTCCAGCCTAGAGGGGAGCACTGACGGGGACATGGCCACGCCAGACAAACACTCCCTCAACCTCTTCCTCCAGAAGCCCGGCTCCTTCTCCAAACTCAGCAAACTCCTGGAGGTGGCCAAGATGTCCCCGGATTCGGACAACCACAGTCAGAGCTGTAGTCCCGTCAAAGTCTCCACCACAGTGTCCTCCCCTATCCACCCTACCACTCAGACTACACTACCCAGCAGCCCCTGTGCAGCTCCCTCTCCGCTGTGCCTGGAGGTGAAAGCGGAGCCTTCCACAGCTCTCTTCAGCCCGCCCTACCTCAGCGGCAACAGCAGCCCAGGGAAGATGTCCTCCAGCtcccaacagcagcagcagctccagcCCAACGACCAGCTGTTAAGGGTGCTGACGGAGAAGAGTGGCCACTGGTTCAGCCTGCTGCCCCGCTCCCCCTGTGACgagtcctccaccaccacccctccggCCTTCTCCCCCCAGTCCTCCTCCActaccaggcccaaatccccctcctccctgtcccctaaTCCCCCAGCCACCACCTCAGCCAGCCCCACCACCGGGATCAATAACTTCTCTTTATCAGCTCTCCAG CAGGTGAAGTCGGGGGTCCATATGATGGGTCTGCCATTCTGTGGCTGGCCCGGTGGCATGATGAGCCCCACCCTGCCCTTCTCTGCCAGTCTTCTTCCACCCTCCATGTTGAGCGCTGCCTACCACCATGTGGAAGGTAATGGCAACCCCTTGCTGGCAGCAGCCAGCCTCTCCAGCAGCAAGAGTAAGTCGCCAGTCCCCGCCGGAGAGAAGCCCCCCTCTGCCCCGCCCACTGTGGTGGAGGTGGCCAAGACCCAAGACTACCCCGACCCACTACCCATCCCAGAGG agATGCTGTCAGGCTGGTGGAGAGTGGCAGACATGGAGGAGTTGAGGAGCCTGGTCAAGGCCTTGCACAGCAGAGGTATCAGAGAGAAAGCCCTGCAGAAACAGATCCAGAAACACATGGAGTACATTGCCCAGGCCTGCGCCAAGAACAGAGATG TGGTGGTGATTGATGAGTCTGAGCTGGAGGAGAACGGGGTGAGCGAGGAGACTGTGGAGAGCTGGTGTGTGGAGGAGCAGGCCATGGAGATGGACATCGCTGTGCTGCAGCAggtggaggagctggagaggaaggTCACCTCGGCCAGCCTCCAGGTCAAG agTTGGATGTATGCGGAGCCCCAGTCAGAGCGAGGGGACCTGGTCTACCATGAACACAAGCCCTTCGCTAAGCTGCTTCCAGCCGGGGAGGAGCAGCCtgcaggggagaaggagagggccaGTGGCGACAACAGCCTGGTGCGGCACGTCAACAACCCGCTAGATATAGCTGTAACACGGCTGGCCGAGCTGGAGAGGAACATCGAGCGAAGGTACCTGAAGAGCCCCTTAAGTACCACCGTTCAGGTCAAACTGGATAATGTGCTGGGTACGGTCACTGTCCCTGCTCCCGCACCATCCCATAATGTTGATGGTGAAGG GGGGGAAGAGGGGCTGGCCCCGGGCATGAAGGTGTGGCGCAAGGCCGTGGGCGAGGTCCGCAGCGCTGCCCAGCTGGCTCTCTGCATCCAGCAGCTCCAGAAGTCCATCGCATGGGAGAGATCGATCATGAAAGTG TACTGCCAGTTGTGTCGAAAGGGGGATAATGAGGAACTGCTCTTACTCTGTGATGGCTGTGACAAAGGCTGCCACACGTACTGCCATAAACCCAAGATCACCACAATACCTGACGGTGACTGGTTTTGTCCTGCTTGCATATCGAAG GCGAGCGGTCAATCCCCCGAGAATAAGAAGCAGCAGAGCCGAGCGGGAGCAGCCGGAGGAGGGAAGAGAAGCACCGAGGTAAAACGGAGCAGGACGCTGTCGTCCGTAGCCAGCGCAGACGTCTCCGAGGACGATGCTGCCAGCACCAGCACTCCAAAGAAATGGAGCAAAGAGCCCAAAAAGAGGAAGAGCCTAGGAGAGGAGAGCCCAGCCACAAACCAGTCCAAACAGGACAGTACTAGTCCTGTCTGTGGGAAGAAGGCTAAGACGGCGACGTCGGCCAGAGACGACGATAAGGATCTGAACTTGTGCAG GGTGCTACTGGCTGAGCTGGAGGTTCACCAGGATGCCTGGCCCTTCCTGAACCCTGTCAACCCCAAATCTGTCCCCGGCTACAAGAAAGTCATCAGGAAACCCATGGACTTCTCCACTATCCGAGAGAAACTCGTTAACAGCCA GTACTTGAACCTGGAGACGTTTATCATCGACGTCAACTTGGTTTTTGATAACTGTGAAAAGTTCAACGAAGATAATTCGGACATTGGGCGAGCAGGACACAACATGAGGAGGTTTTTTGAGAAGAGATGGACTGAGCTGTTAAAACAAACCAACTAG